In one Streptomyces venezuelae genomic region, the following are encoded:
- a CDS encoding acyltransferase family protein, which translates to MSGDAVATAVPFLPSAARLPSLTGLRFVAAFAVFASHAYLAIWFDGVWEDNTPAMVALITARSGVGFFFLLSGFVLAWSARPGDKAVSFWRRRAAKIYPVHAVTWFVALVLINWTGGQVAARQAVPNLLLVQSWTSTFDVYDSVNGVSWSLSCEAFFYLAFPLLIHLIRRIPARMLWACAAAAALAVIAMPLVATVAFSSEPKFFSFPVTLHQYWFIYTFPLTRLLEFVLGILLARAVLEGTRVTVRFRHALPALAVGYPLALQVPFLYAISAVLVVPMALLVLAGAGADIRGSRSPVRSRPMVWLGDISFAFYMVHMLVLTHVYRLIDEEHTASGAVRAGSAVLIFGLSLLASWAVNVLVERPATRRWGSGRAVRPAAGAPRDEKPVAP; encoded by the coding sequence ATGTCAGGAGACGCCGTGGCCACGGCCGTGCCGTTCCTTCCGTCCGCCGCGAGACTTCCCTCGCTGACCGGCCTTCGCTTCGTCGCCGCGTTCGCGGTCTTCGCCTCGCACGCCTATCTGGCGATCTGGTTCGACGGGGTGTGGGAGGACAACACTCCGGCCATGGTCGCGCTGATCACGGCGCGTTCCGGGGTCGGGTTCTTCTTCCTGCTCAGCGGGTTCGTCCTCGCCTGGTCCGCACGGCCCGGCGACAAGGCGGTGTCCTTCTGGCGCCGGCGCGCGGCGAAGATCTACCCGGTGCACGCGGTGACCTGGTTCGTCGCGCTCGTCCTGATCAACTGGACGGGCGGTCAGGTCGCGGCCCGCCAGGCCGTTCCCAATCTCCTCCTCGTGCAGTCCTGGACCTCCACGTTCGACGTCTACGACAGCGTCAACGGCGTGTCCTGGTCGCTGTCCTGCGAGGCCTTCTTCTACCTGGCCTTCCCGCTCCTCATCCACCTGATCCGCCGCATCCCCGCCCGCATGCTGTGGGCCTGCGCGGCCGCCGCGGCCCTCGCGGTGATCGCCATGCCGCTGGTGGCCACGGTCGCGTTCTCCTCCGAGCCCAAGTTCTTCTCGTTCCCGGTGACGCTGCACCAGTACTGGTTCATCTACACGTTCCCGCTCACCCGGCTGCTGGAATTCGTGCTCGGCATCCTGCTGGCCCGTGCGGTCCTGGAGGGCACGCGGGTGACCGTCCGCTTCCGGCACGCCCTGCCGGCGCTCGCGGTCGGCTATCCCCTCGCGCTCCAGGTGCCGTTCCTGTACGCGATATCCGCGGTCCTCGTCGTCCCGATGGCGCTGCTGGTGCTGGCGGGGGCGGGGGCCGACATCCGCGGTTCGCGCTCGCCGGTCCGGTCGCGGCCCATGGTGTGGCTCGGGGACATCTCGTTCGCGTTCTACATGGTGCACATGCTCGTACTGACGCATGTCTACCGCCTGATCGACGAGGAGCACACCGCGTCCGGCGCCGTGCGGGCCGGTTCCGCCGTGCTGATCTTCGGGCTCTCCCTGCTCGCGTCGTGGGCGGTGAACGTCCTGGTGGAACGCCCGGCGACGCGGCGCTGGGGATCGGGCAGGGCCGTACGGCCTGCCGCCGGGGCGCCGCGCGACGAGAAGCCCGTCGCCCCCTGA
- a CDS encoding NAD-dependent epimerase/dehydratase family protein, which produces MSPSPPTGPPLRLLVLGGTGFVSGAVAAEALARGHDVTCVARGTGGAQPPAGARLLRADRNAPEGLAPLRGIRFDAAVETATLSLPWVRRALRDVSAEHWTFVSSISVYADTYTPGQTARTARLRPALTDVGTYDPTVDPEPSQATYGGVKLACEQAVREATGDTAFVVRPGLVVGPGDDVGPFGYWPLRMARGRAAAVPAAHGADGLALPAQCVDVRDLAAWIVDRAAARASGVYDAAGPPVPLESLLHEVADAVGHSSLELVPVPEGVLREAGVRPWTGRPSMPLWPPRELYGALSRDVSSSFDAGLRVRPVSETAQAVLSDRLGRGAGTPPVAGLTPVEEASLLRLAGV; this is translated from the coding sequence ATGTCCCCCAGTCCCCCCACAGGCCCGCCGCTGCGACTGCTGGTGCTCGGCGGTACCGGTTTCGTCTCCGGCGCCGTGGCGGCGGAGGCTCTCGCACGCGGCCACGACGTCACCTGTGTCGCCCGGGGCACCGGCGGCGCGCAGCCGCCCGCCGGGGCACGGCTCCTGCGGGCCGACCGCAATGCGCCGGAAGGCCTCGCCCCGCTGCGCGGCATCCGTTTCGACGCGGCCGTCGAGACCGCGACGCTCTCCCTGCCCTGGGTCCGCAGGGCCCTGCGCGACGTGAGCGCGGAGCACTGGACGTTCGTCTCCTCGATCAGCGTGTACGCCGACACCTACACGCCCGGCCAGACCGCTCGCACCGCACGGCTGCGCCCCGCCCTGACGGACGTCGGCACCTATGACCCCACCGTCGACCCGGAGCCCTCCCAGGCGACGTACGGCGGCGTGAAGCTCGCCTGTGAACAGGCGGTCCGCGAGGCCACCGGCGACACGGCCTTCGTGGTCCGCCCCGGCCTCGTCGTGGGCCCCGGCGACGACGTCGGGCCCTTCGGCTACTGGCCGCTGCGCATGGCGCGCGGCCGCGCCGCGGCCGTGCCCGCGGCGCACGGCGCCGACGGCCTCGCCCTGCCCGCTCAGTGCGTCGACGTGCGGGACCTCGCCGCCTGGATCGTCGACCGGGCGGCGGCGCGCGCGTCCGGGGTGTACGACGCGGCAGGCCCGCCCGTGCCCCTGGAGTCACTGCTCCACGAGGTGGCCGACGCCGTGGGCCACAGCAGCCTGGAACTCGTGCCGGTGCCCGAGGGCGTGCTGCGCGAGGCCGGGGTGCGGCCGTGGACCGGGCGCCCCTCGATGCCCCTGTGGCCGCCCCGCGAGCTGTACGGCGCCCTCAGCCGCGACGTCTCGTCGTCCTTCGACGCGGGCCTGCGCGTCCGACCGGTCTCCGAGACCGCGCAGGCGGTGCTCAGCGACCGCCTCGGCCGCGGCGCGGGCACGCCTCCGGTGGCGGGCCTCACCCCCGTGGAAGAGGCCTCGCTGCTGCGCCTCGCGGGCGTCTGA
- a CDS encoding MFS transporter, with translation MSATDTTTSSQARIVLIITVVASALLVIDITIVSVALPEIQSDLGGSLAALQWIIIGYTVTFGAFQQAAGSLSDRLGRRAMFMGGIALFTLSSLACGIAPNAIALDIARCVQGMGAAFVLANAMPLIAQVYEGQARNMAIAVWGTTLGACGAVAPVVGGLLVDLTEWRYLFLINVPVGVVALFLCRTRLPLDPPRSSLAGIDWTGAGLLVLTLGLVNFALTRGEDQGWGSAATLVQLGVSAVLLAGFLFLERRVAAPTLDLSLFKVPTFVAATLIAFFSRFATIGGSVYYILYFQSARGLSPLQTGLMMMAIFAPQLGMGLVAGKLQAKYSPSHIIGAGFGILALGGLAMSWSFDLDQAIWVALPGLLLWGVGGGLAGSPSMSLAVNVVPKQRAGMASGAINSLFMFGAGIGAAIFGVLFRSRIEDQAGGGLRTGSADRDDVISAAAQGDISRAVKHVPDDLAGQARSTLESAIADGASFVMLWAAVVCVGTAAVALTLVRKKDLLTGAPEPAKEDDKAAPEPA, from the coding sequence GTGAGCGCCACGGATACCACGACGAGCTCCCAGGCTCGTATCGTCCTGATTATCACCGTCGTAGCGTCGGCGCTATTGGTTATCGATATCACCATCGTTTCCGTAGCGTTACCCGAGATCCAGTCGGACCTCGGGGGGTCGCTGGCCGCCCTGCAGTGGATCATCATCGGCTACACGGTCACCTTCGGCGCCTTCCAGCAGGCGGCAGGCTCGCTGTCGGACCGGCTCGGCCGACGAGCCATGTTCATGGGCGGCATCGCCCTGTTCACCCTGTCGTCGCTGGCCTGCGGCATCGCCCCGAACGCCATCGCGCTCGACATCGCCCGCTGTGTGCAGGGCATGGGTGCCGCCTTCGTGCTCGCCAACGCGATGCCGCTGATCGCCCAGGTCTACGAGGGACAGGCCCGGAACATGGCCATCGCCGTCTGGGGCACCACGCTCGGCGCCTGCGGTGCCGTCGCCCCGGTCGTCGGCGGTCTCCTCGTGGACCTCACCGAGTGGCGCTACCTCTTCCTGATCAACGTGCCGGTCGGCGTGGTCGCGCTCTTCCTGTGCCGCACCCGCCTGCCCCTCGACCCGCCGCGCAGCTCGCTCGCCGGCATCGACTGGACCGGCGCCGGCCTGCTCGTCCTCACGCTCGGCCTGGTCAACTTCGCGCTCACCCGGGGCGAGGACCAGGGCTGGGGTTCGGCGGCCACCCTCGTCCAGCTCGGCGTCTCCGCGGTGCTCCTGGCCGGCTTCCTGTTCCTGGAGCGGCGGGTCGCCGCGCCGACCCTGGACCTGTCCCTGTTCAAGGTGCCGACCTTCGTGGCGGCCACCCTGATCGCCTTCTTCTCCCGCTTCGCCACCATCGGCGGTTCGGTCTACTACATCCTGTACTTCCAGAGCGCCCGTGGGCTGAGCCCGCTGCAGACCGGCCTCATGATGATGGCCATCTTCGCGCCGCAGCTCGGCATGGGCCTGGTCGCGGGCAAGCTCCAGGCCAAGTACTCGCCCTCGCACATCATCGGTGCTGGCTTCGGCATCCTGGCCCTGGGCGGGCTCGCCATGTCCTGGTCCTTCGACCTGGACCAGGCGATCTGGGTGGCGCTCCCCGGCCTCCTGCTGTGGGGCGTGGGCGGTGGCCTCGCGGGCAGTCCGTCCATGTCGCTCGCGGTCAACGTGGTGCCCAAGCAGCGGGCCGGCATGGCGTCCGGCGCGATCAACAGCCTGTTCATGTTCGGGGCGGGCATCGGCGCCGCGATCTTCGGTGTCCTGTTCCGCAGCCGGATCGAGGACCAGGCGGGCGGCGGTCTCCGTACGGGGTCGGCCGACCGGGACGACGTCATCTCCGCCGCGGCGCAGGGCGACATCTCGCGGGCCGTCAAGCACGTCCCTGACGACCTCGCCGGCCAGGCGCGGAGCACCCTGGAATCCGCCATCGCCGACGGTGCCTCGTTCGTGATGCTGTGGGCCGCGGTGGTCTGCGTCGGCACGGCGGCCGTCGCGCTCACCCTGGTCCGCAAGAAGGACCTGCTCACCGGCGCCCCCGAACCCGCCAAGGAGGACGACAAGGCGGCGCCGGAACCGGCCTGA
- a CDS encoding amino acid adenylation domain-containing protein has translation MSAGAARHPLIHELVARQAALTPDAEAVVAGRERLSYGELEEAARLLAGHLRGLGAGPETLVGICLGRSPWMLVAMLAVLKAEAAYVPIDPAFPLDRRQFILRDSGAELIVTEEALRDKWPDRPCTVVSLDRGWDRIAAARPWSAADTGGDRHLAYALYTSGSTGRPKGVAVEHRSAAAFLAWALECFSPDELRYTLASTSMCFDLSVFELFAPLAVGGTVVLADTVFHLPVAAADRPVTLVNTVPSLLLDLLPCGALPPSVVTVNLAGEALPAALARQLYATGTVRKVYNLYGPSEDTTYSTWSLVGRDVDKPSIGRPVTGTTAHVLDAEGRLVVNGEAGELHLGGDGLARGYLGRPGLTAERFVPDPFSDRPGARLYRTGDLARWLPDGELDYLGRADQQVKVRGLRIEPGEIEQVLMEHPDVRRAAVVARSGSADESGLVAYVVSGEGVDLPSVRRFLRDRLPSYMVPERFVPVASIPLTVTGKVDVGALPAVAS, from the coding sequence GTGAGCGCGGGTGCGGCGCGCCACCCGCTCATCCATGAACTCGTGGCCCGTCAGGCGGCCCTGACCCCGGACGCGGAGGCGGTCGTGGCCGGCCGCGAGCGGCTGAGCTACGGCGAGCTCGAGGAGGCGGCACGGCTCCTCGCCGGGCATCTGCGCGGGCTCGGCGCGGGTCCGGAGACCCTGGTGGGCATCTGCCTGGGCCGGTCGCCGTGGATGCTGGTGGCGATGCTCGCGGTCCTGAAGGCGGAGGCGGCCTACGTGCCGATCGACCCCGCCTTCCCTCTCGACCGCCGCCAGTTCATCCTGCGCGACAGCGGCGCGGAGCTGATCGTCACCGAGGAGGCGCTGCGGGACAAGTGGCCGGACCGTCCCTGCACGGTGGTCTCGCTCGACCGTGGCTGGGACCGCATCGCCGCCGCGCGGCCGTGGTCGGCGGCGGACACGGGCGGGGACAGGCACCTGGCGTACGCGCTCTACACGTCCGGGTCCACCGGCCGGCCCAAGGGCGTCGCGGTCGAGCATCGCAGTGCGGCCGCTTTCCTGGCCTGGGCGCTCGAGTGCTTCTCGCCGGACGAGCTGCGGTACACCCTGGCCTCCACGTCCATGTGCTTCGACCTGTCGGTCTTCGAGCTGTTCGCGCCGCTGGCGGTCGGCGGCACGGTGGTCCTCGCGGATACGGTGTTCCATCTGCCGGTGGCCGCCGCGGACCGGCCGGTGACGCTGGTGAACACCGTCCCGAGCCTGCTGCTCGACCTGCTGCCGTGCGGGGCGCTGCCGCCCTCGGTGGTGACGGTGAACCTGGCCGGCGAGGCGCTGCCCGCCGCGCTGGCCCGGCAGTTGTACGCGACGGGGACGGTGCGCAAGGTCTACAACCTGTACGGGCCCTCGGAGGACACCACGTACTCGACCTGGAGCCTGGTCGGGCGTGACGTGGACAAGCCGTCGATCGGCCGTCCCGTCACGGGCACCACCGCCCATGTCCTGGACGCCGAGGGGCGTCTGGTCGTGAACGGCGAGGCCGGGGAGTTGCATCTGGGCGGCGACGGGCTCGCGCGGGGCTATCTGGGGCGACCCGGCCTGACGGCGGAGCGGTTCGTGCCCGATCCGTTCTCGGACCGCCCGGGTGCGCGGCTGTACCGGACCGGCGATCTCGCGCGGTGGCTGCCGGACGGCGAGCTCGACTATCTGGGGCGCGCCGATCAGCAGGTGAAGGTCCGGGGGCTGCGCATCGAGCCGGGCGAGATCGAGCAGGTGCTGATGGAGCACCCAGACGTCCGGCGCGCGGCGGTGGTCGCGCGGTCCGGGAGCGCGGACGAGTCCGGCCTGGTGGCCTATGTGGTGAGCGGGGAGGGCGTCGATCTCCCCTCGGTGCGGCGGTTCCTGCGGGACCGGCTGCCGTCGTACATGGTGCCGGAGCGGTTCGTGCCGGTGGCGTCCATCCCGCTCACGGTGACGGGAAAGGTCGACGTCGGGGCGCTGCCCGCCGTCGCGTCATGA
- a CDS encoding non-ribosomal peptide synthetase, whose protein sequence is MSTGLARETGAAVPRGPRLPLSPQPSGGARADHRVHVDPGVWRGVTEGARAAALDTTAVLRTAFAEILGLWSRDPRFTLRERTADGCRTLVADTLAKGGFAGRAAAPAGAVDASGPDVGPLVEFVDALDADPAPAPAGPDPVLALRVSRADGRVEARWEHADGALPDGMVADLAESWLDLLASLARRPPAWTAAVTPVRLPAAQERQRTEVNATEAPLPEGLLQEAVARAAAPRPGHTAIVSGEHRVSYGELMGRARRIGRRLRELGARPGEPVAICMERGWEQPVGLLGALESGAAWMPLDPALPADRRERLLDMTGVRLVLTQRKVAGRWEWPRDVTVLAVDDDAAWADVDDSPLTAAQSPEDPAYMLFTSGSTGTPKGVLVPHRGALNTLLHVIEKYGVTERDRAIGLSAMSFDLSVWDMLGTLCAGATLVLPDAGTDRDPGHWLDLVRREEITTWLGAPALFELFCEQVERDPEPWVASLRLLVLGGDWIPLSLPERARDIAPDVRFVGLGGNTEASILSSTYDVDEVDPAWSSIPYGTPLPNQTLHVLDAALRPRPVGVPGDLYIGGAGLALGYWRDPERTEQAFPVHPVTGERLYRTGDMARFLPDGNVELLGREDFQVKLDGHRIELGEIETALRSHPAVGTAAVVALPRQDGELGNQALAGYVSPAADVLPSAAELREHIAGRLPHYMVPAHLLVMAALPLTAHGKVDRAALPRPGSAQPSAADTGAPRSELEELVAGLWSELLGVDRVGVHDTFFELGGNSLLGIRVMNRLRERLGLDLDPHSVFRHRTVAELSRAIESERGGSDDDRDGAPLPVVRPDPAAAHEPFRLTDQQQAYCVGRTGSLSSGNVSAHMYLEFEGEHLDVERFRAAWQRVVDRHPMLRAVVLPDSMTQRVLASVPPYEMPVVDLRTADDDKVRRGLAEIRERYSHEVRPVDVWPLFDVVVAELPGDRFRVHFSIDALCADFASIRVLWDDLTLFYGDPDADPAPPAMDYRDYVLATADLSGTEAHRRSAEYWERRLVDLAPAPRLPMVRTPESVEHPRFVRRSVRLTADRWQRVTDRAAEVGLTPAGLLLAAYAEALSPWAQAPRFTLNVTNLNRIGAHPDVDGTVGEFASFALVEVDSATPGGFLDRARRVQEQLWNDLTHSYVSGVHLLRELMRLRGGFDGALMPVVFTSAVPLSGGRGTLLDGLLEQTGGITQTPQVWMDLLTEVQDGALVVNWDVNEALFDPAMVDEVFTGLSSLLDRLADDPAAWDEQEPLVAPVPLGADGREFGDGGIRPLPDRLVQDDFLDQVAARPDQVAVVADGRTLSYGELHREACRVAAWLLANGASRDRPVGVVLDKGWEQVVAVYGVLYAGAPYLPLDPEVSPERAAGLLARCGADLVLTRQGLAPLAGERRVLCLDALPEDVREVEHALPDASAQPSDLAYVLFTSGSSGQPKGVMVEHRGVVNALRETRETFAVGPGDRALALTALHHDMSVFDLFGVLGAGGTLVLPRASERREAAHWADLMTEHGVTVWNSVPAMMEMLVEHLGPQQGPLAALRLAFLGGDWLNVATVRRLVEGSDVRVVSVGGPTETTLWNIWHPVDRPDLDRRSIPYGKPVANTRYRILDDRMRDRPVWATGEMYCSGVGLARGYWDDPERTADSFVTHPRTGERLYRTGDLGRFLPDGTIEFIGRADFQVQVNGHRIEPGEVEAALLTHPDVAAAVVVGQERAGRAGHRGLTAYVVPGAGTTAPADLALREHLRATLPEHMVPSVFVTLDALPLNANGKVDRAALPEPRPEPSGAAQDAPRSAVAEVCAQVWAQVLEVEEVGEQDNFFALGGDSVLATRIVTRLRQVFASDAVTLRTVFLSPTVAGLAAGVVAAEEVPGRAEAMADVHLRVARMSPEEVRRELSARRNAAGTAADA, encoded by the coding sequence ATGAGCACCGGCCTCGCCCGTGAAACCGGCGCCGCGGTCCCGCGCGGCCCCCGCCTGCCCCTGTCGCCGCAGCCGTCCGGCGGCGCCCGCGCGGACCATCGCGTCCACGTCGACCCCGGGGTGTGGCGCGGGGTCACCGAGGGGGCACGTGCCGCGGCCCTGGACACCACCGCCGTGCTGCGCACCGCTTTCGCGGAGATCCTCGGCCTGTGGTCGCGGGACCCCCGGTTCACGCTGCGCGAGCGCACCGCGGACGGCTGCCGAACCCTGGTGGCGGACACGTTGGCGAAGGGCGGGTTCGCGGGCCGTGCCGCCGCGCCCGCCGGGGCGGTCGACGCCTCGGGCCCGGACGTCGGTCCGCTGGTCGAGTTCGTCGACGCCCTGGACGCCGACCCGGCGCCGGCACCCGCGGGCCCCGACCCGGTCCTCGCGCTGCGGGTGTCCCGGGCGGACGGCAGGGTGGAGGCCCGGTGGGAGCACGCCGACGGCGCGCTGCCCGACGGCATGGTCGCCGACCTGGCGGAGTCCTGGCTGGACCTGCTCGCCTCGCTGGCCCGGCGCCCCCCGGCCTGGACGGCGGCGGTCACGCCGGTGCGGCTGCCCGCCGCGCAAGAGCGGCAGCGCACGGAGGTCAACGCGACCGAGGCGCCGCTGCCCGAAGGGCTCCTCCAAGAGGCGGTGGCCCGCGCCGCCGCACCCCGCCCCGGGCACACCGCCATCGTCTCGGGCGAACACCGCGTCTCGTACGGCGAGTTGATGGGCCGGGCGCGCCGCATCGGACGCCGCCTCAGAGAGCTGGGCGCACGCCCCGGAGAGCCGGTCGCGATCTGCATGGAGCGTGGCTGGGAGCAACCCGTGGGGCTGCTCGGCGCGTTGGAGTCCGGGGCCGCCTGGATGCCGCTCGACCCCGCGCTGCCCGCCGACCGCCGGGAGCGGCTGCTCGACATGACCGGCGTACGCCTCGTCCTCACCCAGCGGAAGGTGGCGGGGCGGTGGGAGTGGCCACGCGACGTCACCGTCCTCGCGGTGGACGACGACGCGGCGTGGGCGGACGTGGACGACAGTCCGCTGACGGCCGCGCAGAGCCCCGAGGACCCCGCCTACATGTTGTTCACCTCGGGTTCCACCGGCACCCCCAAGGGTGTCCTGGTGCCGCACCGGGGTGCCCTCAACACGCTGCTCCATGTGATCGAGAAGTACGGCGTGACGGAGCGGGACCGGGCCATCGGCCTGTCGGCGATGAGCTTCGACCTGTCCGTCTGGGACATGCTCGGCACGCTGTGCGCCGGAGCCACCCTGGTCCTGCCGGACGCCGGGACCGACCGGGACCCCGGACACTGGCTGGACCTCGTCCGCCGGGAGGAGATCACCACCTGGCTGGGCGCCCCCGCCCTGTTCGAGCTGTTCTGCGAGCAGGTGGAGCGCGACCCCGAGCCGTGGGTCGCCTCGCTGCGCCTGCTGGTCCTCGGCGGCGACTGGATCCCGCTGTCCCTGCCCGAACGCGCCAGGGACATCGCACCTGACGTGCGGTTCGTGGGGCTCGGCGGCAACACCGAGGCGTCGATCCTCTCCAGTACGTACGACGTGGACGAGGTCGACCCTGCGTGGTCCAGCATTCCGTACGGCACTCCCCTGCCCAACCAGACCCTCCACGTGCTCGACGCGGCGCTGCGCCCCCGGCCCGTGGGCGTGCCCGGTGACCTGTACATCGGCGGTGCCGGGCTCGCGCTGGGCTACTGGCGCGACCCCGAGCGCACGGAGCAGGCCTTCCCCGTCCACCCGGTGACCGGCGAGCGGCTGTACCGCACCGGGGACATGGCGCGGTTCCTGCCGGACGGGAACGTGGAGTTGCTCGGCCGCGAGGACTTCCAGGTGAAGCTGGACGGCCACCGGATCGAGCTGGGCGAGATCGAGACGGCGCTGCGCTCCCATCCGGCGGTCGGCACCGCGGCGGTCGTCGCCCTGCCGCGCCAGGACGGCGAGTTGGGCAACCAGGCGCTCGCCGGATACGTGTCCCCCGCTGCCGACGTGCTGCCCTCGGCGGCGGAGCTGCGCGAGCACATCGCCGGACGCCTCCCGCACTACATGGTGCCCGCGCACCTCCTCGTCATGGCGGCGCTGCCGCTGACCGCGCACGGCAAGGTGGACCGCGCGGCGCTGCCCCGGCCGGGCAGCGCGCAGCCCTCGGCGGCGGACACGGGCGCGCCGCGCTCCGAACTGGAGGAGCTGGTGGCCGGCCTGTGGTCGGAGCTCCTCGGCGTGGACCGGGTGGGCGTGCACGACACGTTCTTCGAGCTGGGCGGCAACTCGCTGCTCGGGATCCGCGTGATGAACCGGCTGCGCGAGCGGCTCGGCCTCGACCTGGACCCGCACAGCGTGTTCCGGCACCGCACGGTGGCCGAGCTGAGCCGGGCGATCGAGTCGGAGCGCGGCGGCTCCGACGACGACAGGGACGGCGCACCGCTGCCCGTGGTACGGCCCGATCCGGCGGCGGCGCACGAGCCGTTCCGGCTCACCGACCAGCAGCAGGCCTACTGCGTGGGCCGCACCGGGTCGCTGTCGTCCGGGAACGTCTCCGCCCACATGTACCTGGAGTTCGAGGGCGAGCACCTGGACGTGGAGCGGTTCCGTGCCGCCTGGCAGCGGGTGGTGGACCGGCATCCGATGCTGCGCGCCGTGGTGCTGCCCGACTCGATGACCCAGCGGGTCCTCGCGTCGGTGCCCCCGTACGAGATGCCGGTCGTCGATCTGCGCACGGCGGACGACGACAAGGTGCGCCGGGGACTCGCGGAGATCCGTGAGCGCTACTCGCACGAGGTGCGTCCCGTCGACGTCTGGCCGCTCTTCGACGTCGTCGTCGCCGAGCTGCCCGGCGACCGGTTCCGGGTGCACTTCAGCATCGACGCGCTCTGCGCCGACTTCGCCAGCATCCGGGTCCTCTGGGACGACCTGACCCTGTTCTACGGCGATCCGGACGCGGACCCGGCGCCGCCCGCCATGGACTACCGGGACTACGTCCTCGCCACCGCGGATCTCTCCGGCACGGAGGCGCACCGGCGCTCGGCGGAGTACTGGGAGCGACGGCTCGTCGATCTCGCGCCCGCGCCCCGGCTGCCGATGGTGCGCACGCCCGAGTCGGTGGAGCATCCGCGGTTCGTCCGGCGGTCGGTGCGGCTGACGGCGGACCGCTGGCAGCGCGTCACCGACCGGGCCGCCGAGGTGGGGCTGACGCCCGCGGGGCTGCTCCTCGCGGCGTACGCCGAGGCACTCTCGCCCTGGGCGCAGGCCCCCCGGTTCACGCTGAACGTCACCAACCTCAACCGCATCGGCGCGCATCCAGATGTCGACGGCACCGTCGGCGAGTTCGCCTCGTTCGCCCTGGTGGAGGTGGACTCCGCCACGCCCGGCGGCTTCCTGGACCGCGCGCGCCGCGTGCAGGAGCAGCTGTGGAACGACCTGACGCATTCCTATGTCAGCGGCGTCCATCTGCTGCGTGAACTCATGCGGCTGCGCGGCGGGTTCGACGGGGCGTTGATGCCCGTGGTGTTCACCAGCGCGGTCCCGCTGAGCGGCGGCAGGGGCACCCTCCTCGACGGCCTGCTGGAGCAGACGGGCGGCATCACGCAGACGCCGCAGGTCTGGATGGACCTCCTGACCGAGGTGCAGGACGGCGCTCTGGTCGTCAACTGGGACGTGAACGAGGCCCTGTTCGACCCCGCCATGGTGGACGAGGTCTTCACCGGGCTGAGCTCGCTGCTCGACAGGCTGGCCGACGATCCGGCCGCCTGGGACGAGCAGGAGCCCCTGGTGGCTCCGGTGCCGCTGGGTGCGGACGGCAGGGAGTTCGGCGACGGCGGCATCCGTCCGCTGCCGGACCGGCTCGTGCAGGACGACTTCCTCGACCAGGTGGCCGCCCGCCCCGACCAGGTGGCGGTCGTCGCCGACGGCCGAACGCTCAGCTACGGCGAGCTGCACCGCGAGGCGTGCCGGGTGGCCGCGTGGCTGCTGGCGAACGGCGCCTCGCGGGACAGGCCCGTCGGCGTGGTCCTGGACAAGGGCTGGGAGCAGGTCGTCGCCGTGTACGGCGTGCTGTACGCCGGGGCTCCCTATCTCCCCCTCGATCCGGAGGTCTCGCCCGAGCGCGCGGCCGGCCTGCTCGCCCGGTGCGGGGCGGACCTGGTCCTCACCCGGCAGGGCCTGGCCCCCCTCGCGGGCGAGCGGCGCGTCCTGTGCCTGGACGCGCTACCCGAGGACGTGCGCGAGGTGGAGCACGCCCTGCCGGACGCGTCGGCCCAACCGTCCGATCTCGCCTATGTGTTGTTCACCTCCGGCTCCTCCGGGCAGCCCAAGGGCGTGATGGTCGAGCACCGGGGCGTGGTCAACGCGCTGCGCGAGACCCGGGAGACCTTCGCGGTCGGTCCCGGCGACCGGGCCCTCGCGCTGACCGCGCTCCATCACGACATGTCGGTCTTCGACCTGTTCGGGGTGCTCGGCGCGGGCGGCACGCTGGTGCTGCCGCGGGCGTCTGAGCGGCGCGAGGCGGCGCACTGGGCCGACCTCATGACCGAGCACGGCGTCACCGTGTGGAACTCGGTGCCCGCGATGATGGAGATGCTCGTGGAACATCTGGGTCCGCAGCAGGGCCCGTTGGCGGCGCTCCGGCTCGCCTTCCTCGGCGGTGACTGGCTGAACGTGGCGACGGTGCGGCGCCTGGTCGAGGGGTCGGACGTGCGGGTGGTGAGCGTGGGCGGGCCCACCGAGACGACGCTCTGGAACATCTGGCACCCCGTGGACCGGCCGGACCTCGACCGCCGCAGCATCCCGTACGGCAAGCCCGTCGCCAACACCCGCTACCGCATCCTGGACGACCGCATGCGGGACCGCCCGGTGTGGGCGACCGGCGAGATGTACTGCTCCGGCGTGGGGTTGGCCCGCGGCTACTGGGACGATCCTGAACGGACCGCGGATTCCTTCGTCACGCACCCGCGCACCGGTGAACGCCTTTACCGCACAGGCGACTTGGGACGCTTCCTGCCGGACGGGACCATCGAGTTCATCGGCCGTGCCGACTTCCAGGTCCAGGTGAACGGGCACCGGATCGAGCCGGGCGAGGTGGAGGCCGCGCTGCTCACGCACCCGGACGTCGCCGCCGCCGTCGTGGTGGGACAGGAGCGCGCGGGACGCGCGGGCCACCGGGGACTGACCGCGTACGTCGTGCCGGGCGCCGGAACCACGGCACCCGCGGACCTCGCGCTGCGGGAGCACCTGCGGGCGACGCTGCCCGAGCACATGGTGCCGTCGGTGTTCGTGACACTGGACGCGCTGCCGCTCAACGCCAACGGCAAGGTGGACCGGGCGGCGCTGCCCGAGCCGCGCCCGGAGCCCTCCGGGGCCGCGCAGGACGCACCGCGCTCGGCTGTCGCCGAGGTGTGCGCGCAGGTGTGGGCGCAGGTGCTGGAGGTGGAGGAGGTCGGCGAGCAGGACAACTTCTTCGCCCTGGGCGGCGATTCGGTCCTCGCGACCAGGATCGTGACCCGGTTGCGTCAGGTGTTCGCGTCGGACGCGGTGACGCTGCGCACGGTGTTCCTGTCGCCGACGGTGGCGGGGCTCGCGGCGGGCGTGGTCGCCGCGGAGGAGGTGCCGGGCCGGGCCGAGGCCATGGCCGATGTGCACCTTCGGGTGGCCCGGATGTCGCCCGAGGAGGTCCGGCGGGAGCTGTCGGCCCGGCGGAACGCGGCCGGAACGGCGGCGGACGCGTGA